One window from the genome of Pseudalkalibacillus hwajinpoensis encodes:
- the atpB gene encoding F0F1 ATP synthase subunit A, whose amino-acid sequence MEHHAPTHDFLGLTFNLSNVLMITIASAIVFILAVVATRSLAMRPTGLQNFIEWVMDFVKGLIGSTMDWKTGGRFLFLGMTLLMYIFVSNMLGLPFAIAVDSELWWKSPTADPTITLTLATMVVVLTHYYGVKMKGPKEYGKGFFSPLKFLFPFKLIEEFSNTLTLGLRLYGNIYAGEILLGLLAGLGGASFAGALGAFLPMLAWQGFSIFVGTIQAFIFTMLTMVYMAHKVADDH is encoded by the coding sequence TTGGAACATCATGCACCTACACATGACTTTCTAGGACTTACTTTCAATCTTTCCAATGTTCTTATGATTACAATTGCTTCTGCTATTGTATTTATCCTTGCTGTTGTAGCAACTCGCTCGTTAGCAATGCGTCCTACGGGATTGCAGAACTTCATTGAGTGGGTGATGGACTTTGTTAAAGGACTTATTGGAAGTACGATGGACTGGAAAACCGGTGGGCGCTTCCTGTTTCTTGGGATGACGCTACTCATGTACATTTTTGTATCAAATATGCTTGGTCTTCCATTCGCCATTGCAGTCGATTCAGAACTCTGGTGGAAGTCTCCAACTGCAGATCCGACAATCACGCTAACACTAGCAACGATGGTCGTGGTTCTTACACACTATTACGGTGTGAAAATGAAAGGACCTAAGGAATATGGAAAAGGATTTTTCAGTCCTCTTAAATTCTTATTCCCGTTTAAGTTAATTGAGGAATTCTCCAATACATTAACACTTGGTCTACGTCTTTACGGAAACATTTACGCCGGTGAAATTCTGCTTGGACTTCTCGCAGGACTTGGTGGAGCATCATTCGCTGGAGCGCTTGGAGCCTTTCTTCCTATGCTCGCATGGCAAGGATTCAGTATCTTTGTCGGTACAATTCAAGCGTTTATCTTTACAATGCTAACGATGGTTTACATGGCACACAAAGTGGCAGATGACCATTAA
- a CDS encoding AtpZ/AtpI family protein, producing MTHLYSKGALDLKAMALYTTILSYLVGSILTGVFLGRWMDSLFDTFPLFLIIGLLLGLGGGIYGLVRLLHKFTGED from the coding sequence ATGACTCACCTTTATAGCAAAGGGGCGCTTGATTTGAAGGCGATGGCACTCTATACAACCATTCTATCTTATCTAGTTGGATCGATCCTTACTGGGGTGTTCCTAGGCAGGTGGATGGACAGCCTATTCGACACCTTTCCACTTTTTCTTATTATTGGCCTTTTGCTCGGTTTGGGCGGAGGGATTTATGGATTGGTTCGTCTTCTACATAAGTTTACAGGGGAAGATTAG
- the atpE gene encoding F0F1 ATP synthase subunit C, producing the protein MGLIAAAIAVGLAAVGAGIGNGLIVGRTVEGIARQPELRGTLQTTMFIGIALVEALPIIGVVIAFIVLGQ; encoded by the coding sequence ATGGGTTTAATTGCAGCTGCAATTGCAGTAGGTTTAGCGGCAGTAGGTGCCGGTATTGGTAACGGTCTTATCGTAGGACGTACAGTAGAGGGAATCGCTCGTCAACCAGAACTTCGCGGAACTCTTCAAACAACAATGTTCATCGGTATCGCACTAGTTGAAGCATTGCCGATCATCGGTGTTGTTATTGCCTTCATCGTACTAGGTCAATAA
- the atpA gene encoding F0F1 ATP synthase subunit alpha — protein MSINAEEISALIKQQIANYQTDVKVDDVGTVIQIGDGIARAHGLDNVMAGELVEFSNGVMGMAQNLEESNVGIIILGPYTEIREGDEVRRTGRIMEVPVGEELLGRVVNPLGQPVDGQGPLGTTKTRPIESPAPGVMDRKSVHEPLQTGIKAIDSLIPIGRGQRELIIGDRQTGKTSIAIDTILNQKDEDMICIYVAIGQKESTVRGVVETLRKQGALDYTIVVTAGASQPSPLLFLAPYAGVTMGEEFMYNGKHVLVVYDDLTKQASAYRELSLLLRRPPGREAYPGDVFYLHSRLLERAAKLSDAKGAGSLTALPFIETQAGDVSAYIPTNVISITDGQIFLQSDLFFSGVRPAVNAGLSVSRVGGSAQIKAMKKVAGTLRLDLASYRELEAFAQFGSDLDKATQAKLNRGARTVEVLKQGLNKPLAVEKQVAILYALTRGFLDDIPVGDIQRFESEMMTWIEHNKKDIFNTIRETKALPDEKEFNGAIEEFKKSFAVSE, from the coding sequence ATGAGCATCAATGCTGAAGAAATCAGTGCGCTGATCAAGCAGCAAATCGCAAATTATCAAACTGATGTTAAAGTTGATGATGTTGGTACCGTTATCCAAATTGGTGATGGTATTGCTCGTGCCCACGGTCTCGATAACGTGATGGCAGGAGAGCTTGTTGAATTTTCAAACGGTGTTATGGGTATGGCTCAGAACCTAGAGGAGAGCAACGTTGGTATCATTATCCTTGGACCATACACTGAAATTCGTGAAGGCGATGAAGTACGTCGTACTGGACGCATCATGGAAGTTCCAGTCGGTGAAGAGCTTCTTGGCCGTGTTGTAAACCCACTTGGACAACCTGTTGATGGACAGGGCCCACTTGGAACAACAAAAACTCGTCCGATCGAAAGCCCAGCACCAGGGGTTATGGATCGTAAATCAGTACATGAGCCACTTCAAACAGGAATCAAAGCAATTGACTCTCTTATTCCAATCGGACGCGGACAGCGTGAGCTTATCATCGGTGACCGTCAGACTGGTAAGACTTCAATTGCGATCGATACAATTTTGAACCAAAAAGACGAAGATATGATTTGTATCTACGTTGCGATTGGTCAGAAAGAATCTACGGTACGTGGCGTTGTTGAAACGCTTCGTAAGCAGGGTGCCCTTGATTACACAATCGTTGTAACAGCTGGTGCATCTCAGCCATCTCCGCTTCTTTTCCTAGCACCATATGCTGGTGTAACAATGGGTGAAGAATTCATGTATAACGGCAAGCACGTTCTTGTTGTATACGATGACTTAACAAAGCAGGCTTCTGCTTACCGTGAACTTTCCCTACTACTTCGTCGTCCTCCAGGTCGTGAAGCATATCCAGGGGATGTATTCTATCTTCACTCACGTCTTCTTGAGCGTGCAGCGAAGCTTAGTGATGCAAAAGGAGCAGGTTCACTAACTGCCCTTCCGTTTATCGAAACACAAGCTGGTGACGTATCAGCTTATATCCCAACTAACGTAATCTCCATCACAGATGGACAGATCTTCCTTCAATCTGATCTCTTCTTCTCGGGTGTACGTCCAGCGGTTAACGCCGGTCTTTCTGTATCCCGTGTAGGTGGTTCCGCTCAGATTAAAGCGATGAAGAAGGTTGCGGGTACACTACGTCTTGACCTTGCATCATACCGTGAGCTAGAAGCATTCGCTCAGTTCGGATCTGACCTTGATAAAGCAACTCAAGCGAAGCTGAACCGTGGTGCTCGTACGGTTGAAGTTCTAAAGCAAGGACTAAACAAGCCACTTGCAGTTGAGAAGCAAGTTGCTATTCTTTACGCACTAACTCGTGGATTCCTTGATGATATCCCAGTTGGCGACATTCAGCGTTTTGAATCTGAAATGATGACATGGATCGAACACAATAAGAAAGACATTTTCAATACAATTCGTGAAACAAAAGCTCTTCCTGATGAAAAAGAATTCAACGGTGCAATCGAAGAATTCAAAAAGAGCTTCGCAGTATCTGAATAA
- a CDS encoding F0F1 ATP synthase subunit delta: MSRDLEVIAKRYAGALFDIARENDNVEQVKNELVVVKDVFHQTPNLMNVFEHPKFTEAQKKELIQTSFGSSLSAPVMNTLLTLIERKRVAIVFDLVSQFERFTYEQQQKAAAKVYSVKPLTEEEQMKVSAVFAKRVGKTTLLIENVIDPTLIGGIKVRIGNRIFDGSISGKLKRMERELVSAKS; this comes from the coding sequence ATGAGTAGAGATCTTGAAGTAATCGCAAAGCGTTATGCCGGTGCTCTTTTTGACATCGCTCGTGAGAACGATAACGTCGAGCAAGTCAAGAATGAGCTTGTCGTAGTAAAGGATGTTTTTCATCAAACACCGAACCTAATGAACGTGTTTGAACATCCGAAATTTACAGAAGCACAGAAGAAAGAGCTTATCCAAACAAGCTTTGGATCTTCTCTATCAGCACCTGTTATGAATACGCTTCTTACATTGATCGAACGAAAGCGTGTTGCAATCGTTTTTGATCTTGTTAGTCAATTTGAAAGATTTACTTATGAACAGCAGCAAAAAGCGGCAGCGAAAGTTTATTCTGTGAAGCCTCTAACGGAAGAGGAGCAGATGAAGGTCTCTGCAGTATTTGCGAAACGAGTAGGCAAAACAACGCTTCTGATCGAGAATGTGATCGACCCTACTTTAATCGGTGGTATTAAAGTACGTATTGGCAATCGCATCTTTGACGGTAGCATTAGCGGAAAACTTAAACGCATGGAACGAGAATTAGTTTCAGCGAAGAGCTAG
- a CDS encoding F0F1 ATP synthase subunit gamma, with protein MASLRDIKSRITSTKKTKQITKAMQMVSAAKLNRAEMNAKSFVPYMEKIQEVVGSIANGSSGVRHPMLESREVKKTGYVVITSDRGLAGAYNSSVLRHVYRTINERHNSTDEYAIIVAGKVGLSFFKKRGMPVVESIVGLSDQPAFADIKDIASRTVGMFEDGAFDELYLYYNHYVSAIQQDLTEKKLLPLTDIETGEGKSLASYEYEPSEEEILEVLLPQYAESLIYGALLDAKAAEHASRMTAMRSATDNADDLIGDLTLSYNRARQASITQELTEIVSGAAALE; from the coding sequence GTGGCATCTTTACGCGATATTAAGTCGAGAATTACGTCGACTAAGAAAACAAAGCAGATTACAAAAGCGATGCAGATGGTTTCCGCTGCGAAATTGAACCGTGCTGAAATGAATGCGAAGTCATTCGTTCCATACATGGAGAAAATTCAAGAAGTTGTCGGAAGCATTGCAAATGGATCAAGCGGCGTACGTCATCCAATGCTAGAAAGCCGTGAAGTGAAGAAAACGGGCTATGTGGTCATCACATCAGACCGTGGACTTGCTGGAGCGTACAATAGCTCGGTCCTACGTCATGTGTATAGAACAATTAATGAGCGTCACAACTCTACAGATGAGTATGCAATTATCGTAGCTGGTAAAGTAGGACTTTCCTTCTTTAAAAAGCGCGGAATGCCTGTCGTAGAAAGCATTGTTGGTCTTTCAGATCAGCCTGCCTTCGCAGACATTAAGGATATTGCATCTCGAACAGTAGGTATGTTTGAAGACGGGGCTTTCGATGAGCTTTATCTTTATTACAACCACTATGTAAGTGCCATTCAGCAGGATTTAACGGAGAAGAAACTTCTTCCGTTAACGGATATTGAGACAGGCGAAGGCAAATCACTCGCAAGCTATGAGTATGAGCCATCTGAAGAAGAAATTCTTGAAGTACTCCTTCCTCAATATGCTGAAAGCTTGATCTACGGAGCGCTTCTTGATGCGAAAGCAGCCGAGCACGCATCCCGTATGACAGCGATGAGAAGTGCGACGGACAATGCGGACGATCTTATCGGCGATCTTACACTTTCTTACAACCGTGCTCGTCAGGCTTCAATCACTCAGGAACTTACTGAGATTGTAAGTGGAGCGGCAGCGTTAGAATAG
- the atpF gene encoding F0F1 ATP synthase subunit B yields the protein MFNSLILGAGFAAGDIIFQLFAFLVLLALLKKFAWGPLMGIMKEREQHVANEIDAAEKNRKEAEAFLNEQRDEMKRVRQEAKAMLENQKQMADQKGQELIEAARIESERLKEAATAEIKRERESAVASLREQVASLSVMIASKVVEKELDERAQKQLIDEYLDQAGDQK from the coding sequence GTGTTCAATAGTTTAATTCTAGGAGCAGGATTTGCTGCAGGAGATATTATTTTCCAACTTTTTGCATTTTTAGTGCTTCTTGCATTATTAAAGAAGTTTGCATGGGGACCTCTTATGGGCATCATGAAAGAGCGTGAGCAGCACGTTGCGAACGAAATTGATGCGGCTGAGAAGAACCGCAAAGAAGCGGAAGCATTCTTGAATGAGCAGCGCGACGAAATGAAGCGTGTTCGTCAGGAAGCAAAAGCTATGCTTGAGAACCAAAAGCAAATGGCTGACCAAAAAGGTCAGGAATTGATCGAAGCGGCTCGTATTGAGTCTGAGCGTTTGAAAGAAGCAGCTACTGCTGAAATCAAGCGTGAGCGTGAAAGTGCAGTTGCCTCTCTACGTGAGCAGGTTGCATCACTATCCGTTATGATCGCTTCAAAAGTTGTCGAGAAGGAACTGGATGAGCGCGCTCAAAAGCAGCTGATCGATGAGTACCTTGATCAGGCAGGCGATCAGAAATGA
- a CDS encoding ATP synthase subunit I, translating into MTEYTQSFRRYMQLTLYLLAIFVMGWGITSYKALFLGLILGTIFSIYNLFNMFRKINRLGEAAAEGKKAKSLGFLTRLAVAGLAVAIATRYPEHFSLLGVVIGLMITYIIILIDSISKIRFK; encoded by the coding sequence ATGACAGAATATACTCAAAGTTTCCGCCGTTACATGCAACTCACCCTGTATTTGCTCGCCATTTTCGTGATGGGTTGGGGAATTACCTCATATAAAGCATTATTCCTCGGGTTAATTCTTGGCACTATTTTCAGTATTTACAACCTATTCAATATGTTCCGAAAGATTAATCGTCTTGGTGAAGCTGCTGCAGAGGGTAAGAAGGCAAAGTCACTCGGTTTTTTAACGAGACTGGCCGTTGCTGGACTAGCCGTTGCAATCGCAACAAGATATCCGGAACACTTCAGCTTGCTAGGTGTGGTAATTGGGTTAATGATCACCTACATTATCATTCTCATAGATTCAATATCCAAAATACGCTTTAAGTAG